Proteins found in one Geomonas subterranea genomic segment:
- a CDS encoding DNA/RNA non-specific endonuclease, which translates to MPRNTLLNIVFLVLLSAVSAFGGPVEECQEFAAYGVPGQSGDILCRKGYLLSHDALKKTPVWVVERMTRERLKAKLKRANNFRPDADLPKGERAELSDYRGSGYDRGHMAPAADMAWDEQAMSESFYLSNMVPQAGEGMNRGIWADLEGKVRKWVEKRGELYIYSGPVYSGALKTIGRNHVAVPSALYKVILDPARHEALALIMPNEALDTRDMPKYLVPVREVERQTGLDFFSALPREEQDRIETPAPAALWQ; encoded by the coding sequence ATGCCTCGTAATACTCTCCTCAATATCGTCTTTTTGGTCCTGTTATCGGCTGTTTCCGCCTTCGGCGGACCTGTCGAGGAATGCCAGGAGTTCGCCGCCTATGGCGTTCCCGGGCAAAGCGGCGATATTCTCTGCCGCAAAGGCTACCTGCTGAGCCACGATGCCCTGAAAAAGACGCCAGTATGGGTCGTCGAGAGGATGACCAGGGAGCGGCTGAAGGCGAAGCTCAAGCGCGCCAACAACTTCCGTCCCGATGCCGATCTTCCCAAGGGGGAGCGCGCGGAACTCTCCGACTACAGGGGCTCTGGCTATGACCGGGGGCACATGGCGCCCGCCGCGGACATGGCGTGGGATGAACAGGCCATGTCGGAGAGTTTCTACCTCTCCAACATGGTGCCGCAGGCCGGCGAGGGGATGAACCGCGGCATATGGGCCGACCTGGAAGGGAAGGTGCGCAAGTGGGTGGAGAAGCGGGGAGAACTCTACATCTACAGCGGGCCGGTCTACAGCGGGGCCTTGAAGACCATCGGCCGCAACCATGTCGCGGTGCCGTCCGCGCTGTACAAGGTGATCCTCGATCCGGCCCGGCACGAGGCGCTCGCCCTGATCATGCCCAATGAAGCGTTGGACACCCGGGACATGCCGAAGTACCTGGTCCCGGTGCGCGAGGTGGAGAGGCAGACGGGGCTCGACTTCTTTTCCGCCCTCCCCAGGGAAGAGCAGGACAGGATCGAGACTCCGGCCCCTGCGGCGCTCTGGCAATAA
- a CDS encoding S10 family peptidase: protein MVTSHKARIGGKELSYQACAGTLPVQNDAGETEADIFYVSYRVQQPSPAKPRPLLFVFNGGPGAASVWLHLGALGPRRVQMLADGNMPQPPFHLVDNASSWLDVADLVFVDPVGTGYSRAVKPDLTKKFFAAQADIDSLGRFIRLYLTRNGRWDAPVFLVGESYGTFRSAGLAEYLAEHGVALNGLILVSSVLNMQTISFDYGNELPYQLFLPSYTATAWYHHKLAPEMQADLDRTLAQAEQWAATEYLWALNKGDRLTAAERKEIAEKLARFTGLSVNLVQNRNLRVDNRDFAKELLRGEGRIVGLMDSRFNAENPEPGKHLAFDATIATIRPPFTSAVNAYLREELGYQSDLEYFVLGGGIGRWDWEAKNSYADTGENLRNAMVKNPYLKVLVASGLFDLATPHFATDYTLSHLGLGGDLRQNISVKRYRSGHMMYLEEDSLVRLKMDAAEFIGTTLKR, encoded by the coding sequence GTGGTGACCAGCCACAAGGCCCGCATCGGCGGTAAAGAGCTCTCCTACCAGGCTTGTGCCGGAACGCTGCCGGTGCAAAATGACGCCGGTGAAACCGAGGCCGACATCTTCTACGTTTCCTACCGGGTGCAGCAACCGTCCCCGGCCAAACCCCGTCCCCTGCTCTTCGTGTTCAACGGCGGTCCCGGCGCCGCTTCCGTGTGGTTGCACCTGGGGGCGCTCGGGCCAAGGCGTGTCCAGATGCTTGCCGACGGCAACATGCCGCAGCCCCCGTTCCACCTGGTCGATAACGCTTCCAGCTGGCTCGACGTCGCCGACCTCGTGTTCGTCGATCCCGTGGGTACCGGCTACAGCCGCGCCGTCAAACCCGACCTCACCAAGAAATTCTTCGCCGCGCAGGCCGACATAGATTCCCTGGGGCGCTTCATCCGGCTCTACCTTACCCGCAACGGGCGCTGGGACGCACCGGTCTTCCTGGTGGGCGAGAGCTACGGGACTTTCCGTAGTGCCGGACTTGCGGAATACCTGGCGGAGCACGGTGTCGCCCTGAACGGGCTGATCCTGGTTTCCAGCGTCCTCAACATGCAGACCATCTCCTTCGATTACGGCAATGAACTCCCCTACCAGCTTTTCCTGCCAAGTTACACGGCGACGGCCTGGTATCACCACAAGCTCGCACCCGAAATGCAGGCCGACCTCGACCGCACCCTGGCGCAGGCCGAGCAATGGGCGGCGACGGAGTATCTCTGGGCACTTAACAAAGGGGACCGGCTCACCGCGGCGGAGCGCAAGGAGATAGCGGAGAAGCTGGCCCGGTTCACAGGGCTCAGCGTCAACCTGGTCCAGAACCGGAACCTGCGGGTAGACAACAGGGATTTCGCCAAGGAGTTGCTGCGCGGCGAGGGGCGCATCGTCGGCTTGATGGACAGCAGGTTCAACGCGGAGAACCCCGAGCCAGGCAAACACCTGGCGTTCGATGCGACCATAGCGACCATTCGCCCCCCGTTCACCAGCGCGGTGAACGCTTACCTGCGGGAGGAGCTTGGCTACCAGTCGGACCTGGAGTATTTCGTGCTGGGGGGCGGCATCGGCCGTTGGGATTGGGAGGCGAAAAACAGCTACGCGGACACCGGGGAAAACCTTCGTAACGCCATGGTGAAGAACCCCTACCTGAAAGTCCTCGTGGCCTCCGGCCTGTTCGACCTGGCCACCCCGCACTTCGCCACCGACTACACCCTGTCACACCTGGGGCTGGGAGGAGATTTGCGCCAGAACATCTCCGTGAAACGGTACCGGTCGGGACACATGATGTACCTGGAGGAAGACTCACTGGTACGGCTAAAAATGGATGCTGCAGAGTTTATCGGCACAACCTTGAAGCGCTAG
- a CDS encoding (Fe-S)-binding protein, producing MEQTVFIFLLTASLTVFAFSCYRRLALISVGKNEYRFDCPLDRLKEVLVYAVGQKRVISRPFGLNHGIIFWAFLVLALANFEFLVSGIFPAVSFALLPDLLRGALLFLFDICSLAALLAVAVAAVRRTVSPPFQGARTFEAYFILSMIATLMLAYFGLNGVRIAQGALAATAATPVSNLAARVIAATTAAGALATTGIVFWWIHAVVLLGFMNFLPYSKHMHILTAIPGVFLRNMGKSNTQERETFVEGNSFGAATLDRLSWKDLLDSFSCTECGRCQQSCPASTTGKALNPRGVIHAIKVNLLRNGAVMEKLSGDAGAERCISLIGNGEKGSTTEAALWSCTSCGACMEACPVFIEHLPKIVQMRRHLVQMEARFPEELLNLFENLEQRSNPWGMAPSERSKWSSQLSLRPFEAGATEYLLFVGCSGAFDARNKQTSVALTRVLDAAGVSYGVLGREERCCGDSARRLGNEYLFEQMTRETVRQFQVKAVTKVITQCPHCFTTLKNDYRQFGLELEVVHHSELIRGLLEDGRLATARKAELGRVMFHDSCYLGRHNDVYEAPREVLKKATGNEVLEMGRNRENAFCCGAGGGRMWLEEHEGTPINRNRVQEALAQQPETVCVSCPFCMTMFEDGIKEMTGSRTQVRDIAEVVALSL from the coding sequence ATGGAACAGACAGTTTTCATCTTTTTGCTCACCGCGTCCCTCACCGTTTTTGCTTTTAGTTGTTATCGAAGGCTGGCACTTATCAGCGTCGGCAAGAACGAGTACCGCTTCGACTGTCCCCTCGACCGGCTCAAAGAGGTGCTGGTCTACGCGGTCGGGCAGAAGAGGGTGATAAGCCGCCCCTTCGGCCTGAACCACGGCATCATCTTCTGGGCCTTCCTGGTGCTGGCCCTGGCCAACTTCGAATTCCTGGTTTCCGGGATCTTCCCGGCGGTTTCCTTCGCGCTGCTCCCCGACCTGCTGCGCGGCGCGCTGCTGTTCCTTTTCGACATCTGTTCCCTGGCGGCACTGCTCGCAGTGGCGGTCGCGGCGGTGCGTCGCACGGTGAGCCCTCCGTTTCAGGGCGCCCGCACCTTTGAGGCGTACTTCATCCTCTCGATGATCGCCACCCTCATGCTGGCCTACTTCGGGCTGAACGGCGTTCGCATCGCCCAGGGGGCGCTTGCCGCAACAGCCGCGACGCCGGTGTCGAACCTTGCCGCACGCGTGATTGCCGCCACCACCGCCGCCGGTGCCCTGGCAACAACCGGGATCGTCTTCTGGTGGATCCACGCCGTGGTGCTCCTGGGATTCATGAACTTTCTCCCCTACAGCAAACACATGCACATACTTACCGCCATACCGGGCGTCTTTCTGCGCAACATGGGAAAGAGCAACACGCAGGAGCGCGAGACCTTCGTGGAAGGAAACAGTTTCGGTGCGGCGACGCTGGACCGGCTCTCCTGGAAGGACCTGCTGGATTCCTTTTCCTGCACCGAATGCGGACGCTGCCAACAATCCTGTCCCGCCTCCACCACCGGCAAGGCCCTCAACCCGCGCGGGGTGATCCACGCCATCAAGGTGAACCTGCTGCGAAACGGCGCCGTCATGGAGAAGCTTTCCGGGGACGCCGGGGCGGAGCGCTGCATCTCGCTGATCGGCAACGGGGAAAAGGGGAGCACCACGGAGGCCGCCCTCTGGAGCTGCACTTCGTGCGGCGCCTGCATGGAGGCGTGCCCGGTCTTCATCGAGCACCTCCCGAAGATAGTCCAGATGCGGCGGCACCTGGTGCAGATGGAGGCCCGTTTTCCAGAAGAGCTATTGAACCTGTTCGAGAACCTGGAACAGCGCTCCAACCCGTGGGGCATGGCACCGTCGGAGCGGAGCAAGTGGAGTTCGCAGTTGAGCCTGCGCCCCTTCGAGGCGGGTGCTACCGAGTACCTTCTTTTCGTCGGCTGTTCCGGCGCTTTCGACGCCCGCAACAAGCAGACCTCTGTTGCGCTGACACGCGTGCTGGACGCGGCCGGGGTTTCCTATGGAGTGCTGGGCAGGGAAGAGAGATGCTGCGGCGACAGCGCGCGCCGGCTTGGAAACGAATACCTCTTTGAGCAGATGACCAGGGAAACAGTGCGGCAGTTCCAGGTCAAGGCGGTGACCAAGGTGATCACGCAGTGCCCGCACTGCTTCACGACCTTGAAGAACGACTACCGTCAGTTCGGGCTGGAGCTCGAGGTGGTGCACCACAGCGAGCTTATCAGGGGACTGCTCGAGGACGGCAGGCTCGCCACGGCGCGGAAAGCGGAGCTGGGGAGGGTGATGTTCCACGACTCATGCTATCTCGGGCGCCACAACGACGTCTATGAGGCGCCGCGCGAGGTGCTGAAAAAAGCAACGGGGAATGAGGTCCTCGAGATGGGGCGCAACAGGGAGAACGCGTTCTGCTGCGGAGCCGGGGGAGGGCGTATGTGGCTCGAGGAGCACGAAGGGACGCCCATCAACCGCAACCGCGTGCAGGAGGCGCTGGCGCAACAGCCGGAAACTGTCTGCGTAAGCTGCCCCTTCTGCATGACCATGTTCGAGGACGGTATAAAGGAAATGACCGGGAGCCGGACCCAGGTCAGGGACATCGCGGAGGTGGTAGCGCTCTCCCTGTAG
- a CDS encoding FAD-binding protein, producing MTEPVKLKKPRGKARVIPGKCVACGARCQSVCPVNGVEMSEQGEPVIEAEKCIGCVKCVKACPAGALEMFYTPEEIAIIASFEKHGGAEVDEEELERRRKVSAYKGVWVFIEHNDGEGARVSWELTGAGRELADQLGVPLSAVVIGSGVEHLASHAFSYGADQAYLVNAPVFRQYRTEPFLEAMCHLIEKHKPEVVLMGATGMGRDLAGAVATRVQTGLTADCTGLGVDAKGNLMQTRPAFGGNIMATIMCDRFRPQMATVRPHVMPMPQRNSDRTGRVIHETCTISETSIFTRVLEVITERGAKDKVDVAGAEFIVSGGRGLMARENFNMLEELAEELGGVVGGSRSAVDAGWLPQDRQVGQTGKTVRPKIYIACGISGAIQHLVGMQDSDVIIAINRDAEAPIFEVATFGIIGDLFQVVPALTARVRELKQRP from the coding sequence ATGACTGAACCAGTGAAACTAAAGAAACCGCGCGGCAAGGCACGGGTCATACCCGGCAAGTGCGTTGCCTGCGGCGCGCGCTGCCAAAGCGTCTGCCCGGTGAACGGCGTGGAGATGAGCGAGCAGGGCGAGCCGGTTATCGAGGCGGAAAAATGCATCGGCTGCGTGAAGTGCGTCAAGGCCTGCCCGGCCGGCGCGCTGGAGATGTTCTACACGCCGGAGGAGATCGCCATCATCGCCAGCTTTGAAAAGCACGGCGGCGCAGAGGTGGACGAGGAAGAACTGGAGCGCCGCCGCAAGGTCTCGGCATACAAAGGAGTCTGGGTCTTCATCGAGCACAACGACGGCGAGGGTGCCAGGGTCTCCTGGGAATTGACCGGAGCAGGGCGCGAGCTCGCCGACCAGCTCGGAGTGCCTCTCTCGGCGGTAGTGATCGGCAGCGGTGTGGAACACCTCGCCAGCCACGCTTTCAGCTATGGGGCCGACCAGGCCTACCTGGTGAACGCCCCCGTGTTCCGCCAGTACCGCACCGAGCCCTTCCTGGAGGCGATGTGCCATCTCATCGAAAAGCACAAGCCGGAAGTGGTGCTGATGGGTGCGACGGGCATGGGGCGCGACCTGGCCGGGGCGGTGGCGACCCGAGTCCAGACCGGGCTCACCGCCGACTGTACCGGCCTTGGTGTCGACGCGAAAGGAAACCTGATGCAGACTCGCCCTGCCTTCGGCGGCAACATCATGGCCACCATCATGTGCGACCGCTTCCGCCCTCAAATGGCCACGGTGCGCCCGCACGTGATGCCCATGCCTCAGCGGAACAGCGACAGGACCGGCAGGGTCATCCACGAGACCTGCACCATCTCCGAGACTTCCATCTTCACCCGCGTGCTGGAGGTGATAACGGAAAGAGGGGCCAAGGACAAGGTCGACGTGGCCGGTGCCGAGTTCATCGTATCAGGCGGCCGCGGACTGATGGCCAGGGAGAATTTCAACATGCTGGAAGAACTGGCCGAGGAGTTGGGCGGCGTCGTCGGCGGGTCGCGTAGCGCGGTCGACGCGGGGTGGCTTCCCCAGGACCGCCAGGTCGGGCAGACGGGAAAGACGGTACGCCCGAAGATTTACATCGCCTGCGGCATCTCCGGCGCCATCCAGCACCTGGTTGGAATGCAGGATTCCGACGTGATCATCGCCATCAACCGCGATGCGGAGGCGCCCATCTTCGAAGTGGCCACCTTCGGGATCATAGGGGACCTGTTCCAGGTGGTGCCGGCACTGACGGCGCGAGTGCGGGAGCTGAAGCAGCGGCCATAG
- a CDS encoding NAD-dependent epimerase/dehydratase family protein, which produces MRALVTGGGGFLGSAIVRQLRARGDQVVSFSRGEYPGLAALGVEQRRGDLSDLNAVVEAAKGCDVVFHVAAKAGIWGDFQEYYLANVVGTENVVSACRILGIARLVHTGSPSVVFDGSDVEGGDESLPYPAHFEAHYPHTKALAEKSVLAANSRTLSTVSLRPHLIWGPGDNHLVPRIVAKGRAGALRRIGTRACLVDTVFVENAAEAHLNAADRLAPEAPLAGKAYFISNGEPVPLWDMVNAILEAAGVPPVTRTIPAGVAYAAGIACEIAWRSLRLRGEPPMTRFVAKELATSHWFDISAARRDLGYFPRISIQEGLRLLRASFEAGA; this is translated from the coding sequence ATGCGCGCGCTAGTCACCGGAGGGGGCGGCTTTCTGGGGTCGGCCATTGTGCGGCAACTGCGCGCCCGCGGTGACCAGGTGGTCAGCTTCTCGCGTGGCGAGTATCCCGGACTTGCCGCTTTGGGGGTCGAGCAGCGCCGCGGCGACCTCTCCGACTTGAACGCGGTGGTCGAGGCGGCGAAGGGGTGTGACGTCGTCTTCCACGTCGCGGCAAAGGCCGGGATCTGGGGCGATTTCCAGGAGTACTACCTGGCCAACGTGGTGGGGACCGAGAACGTCGTATCGGCCTGCCGCATCCTCGGCATCGCCCGGCTGGTCCACACCGGGTCGCCCAGCGTGGTCTTCGACGGCTCCGACGTAGAGGGAGGTGACGAGTCGCTCCCCTACCCCGCCCACTTCGAGGCGCATTACCCGCACACCAAGGCGCTGGCCGAAAAGTCCGTCCTCGCCGCCAACTCGCGCACGCTGTCTACCGTATCGCTGCGGCCGCACCTTATCTGGGGACCGGGCGACAACCACCTGGTGCCGCGCATAGTAGCCAAGGGGCGCGCCGGCGCCTTGAGGCGCATCGGCACGCGCGCCTGCCTCGTTGACACCGTTTTCGTGGAAAACGCCGCCGAGGCGCACCTGAACGCGGCGGACCGCCTCGCGCCGGAAGCCCCGCTGGCGGGGAAGGCCTACTTCATCTCCAATGGCGAACCCGTTCCTCTGTGGGACATGGTGAACGCCATCCTGGAAGCCGCCGGCGTCCCCCCCGTCACCCGCACCATCCCCGCCGGAGTGGCCTACGCCGCAGGGATCGCCTGTGAAATCGCCTGGAGATCGCTCAGGCTTCGCGGGGAGCCGCCCATGACCCGCTTCGTCGCAAAGGAACTCGCCACCTCCCACTGGTTCGACATCTCCGCGGCGCGCAGGGATCTCGGCTATTTCCCCCGCATCTCCATACAGGAAGGGTTAAGGCTTCTGCGCGCGTCGTTCGAGGCAGGGGCTTGA
- a CDS encoding zinc ribbon domain-containing protein, with protein MPTNMMEWGFVLVFFLLPGTLGAWVAYTKGRNPLLWFLLNGLFAPTVMITFFQRPLRTVEGHYRQCPKCGEFSKWRETSCRFCGTGLS; from the coding sequence ATGCCTACCAACATGATGGAATGGGGATTTGTTCTCGTTTTTTTCCTCCTGCCGGGGACTCTCGGTGCCTGGGTCGCCTACACCAAGGGACGCAACCCGCTGCTGTGGTTTCTGCTGAACGGGTTGTTCGCTCCCACGGTGATGATCACCTTTTTTCAACGCCCGCTCCGCACGGTAGAGGGGCATTACCGGCAATGCCCAAAGTGCGGCGAGTTCAGCAAATGGCGCGAGACTTCATGCAGGTTTTGCGGCACCGGGCTTAGCTGA
- a CDS encoding DUF3443 family protein, which translates to MRSVNLTAVMIVVAVLVSLAGCGGGGNKGPVLRSISVTPGNSTLSVGATGRFTATGTYSDNSTRDITSLVTWSSSSQGVVTISNATGTRGAATAFSVGSTTVTATLGAITGSTNLTTTPASVPAANVMPLTVNGSLCSAGSYLNKACVSVTICTPDLSVCQTVNDILLDTGSYGLRVFQQAIPNLTLPPVASGAGSLTGCVQFADGSSLWGPIQSAMVKLGNEPFVPVPIQVINSSFGSLPLPCSNADPTPVSSGFAGILGVGVFKEDCGLGCVFTAANGVYYSCTGATCVGTTVPLADQVQNPVAVLPVDNNGLIVSMPSVPIGGVPSLDGSVVLGIGTSTNNTLSGPVVLRTDSTGDFTTVFNGVTTNGFADTGSNGLFFPDTDPGVLPVCPSPNTDWYCPPVTRSLLATNVGATGTPVSNVSFNISNFNTLLSSPNRVFRDIGGPSGFGFDWGLPFFMGRSVAFGIEDETSVLGTGPYVAY; encoded by the coding sequence ATGAGATCCGTTAACCTGACGGCAGTCATGATCGTGGTAGCTGTACTGGTCTCATTGGCGGGGTGCGGCGGGGGCGGGAACAAAGGACCGGTCCTGAGGTCGATATCGGTAACACCGGGCAATTCCACACTCTCCGTCGGCGCGACCGGGCGGTTCACCGCTACCGGCACCTACTCCGACAACAGCACGCGTGATATCACCAGCCTAGTCACCTGGAGTTCCTCCAGTCAGGGTGTAGTGACCATAAGCAACGCGACGGGAACCAGGGGGGCGGCCACCGCGTTTTCTGTGGGAAGTACCACCGTAACGGCGACGCTGGGAGCGATAACGGGGTCCACCAACCTCACCACGACGCCGGCATCCGTCCCCGCCGCCAACGTCATGCCCCTGACCGTGAACGGATCGCTCTGCTCCGCGGGAAGCTACCTCAACAAGGCCTGCGTCAGCGTCACCATCTGCACCCCGGACCTCTCCGTCTGCCAGACGGTGAACGACATCCTGCTCGACACCGGCAGCTATGGATTACGGGTCTTCCAGCAGGCGATTCCCAACCTGACCCTGCCGCCGGTGGCCAGCGGCGCCGGTTCTCTCACGGGTTGCGTCCAGTTCGCCGACGGCAGCTCCCTGTGGGGTCCGATCCAGTCGGCCATGGTGAAACTGGGGAATGAGCCGTTCGTACCGGTCCCGATCCAGGTGATAAATTCGAGCTTCGGTTCGCTCCCCCTCCCCTGCTCAAACGCCGATCCCACCCCGGTCTCCTCGGGCTTCGCGGGGATCCTCGGTGTCGGGGTCTTCAAGGAGGATTGCGGCCTTGGCTGCGTCTTCACCGCGGCCAACGGCGTATATTACAGCTGCACCGGAGCAACCTGCGTCGGAACCACGGTCCCTCTGGCCGACCAGGTCCAGAACCCCGTTGCCGTGTTGCCGGTGGACAATAACGGGCTGATCGTGAGCATGCCGTCGGTCCCCATCGGCGGGGTACCGTCGCTGGACGGATCGGTCGTTCTTGGCATCGGCACCAGCACCAACAATACCCTTTCCGGCCCGGTGGTCCTGAGAACTGACTCCACCGGGGACTTCACCACCGTCTTCAACGGCGTGACCACGAACGGCTTCGCGGATACCGGTTCCAACGGCCTGTTCTTCCCCGATACCGACCCGGGCGTGCTCCCGGTATGCCCGTCGCCCAACACCGACTGGTACTGCCCCCCCGTGACCCGGTCTTTGCTGGCGACCAACGTGGGGGCCACGGGCACACCCGTTTCCAACGTGAGCTTCAACATCTCCAATTTCAACACCCTGCTGAGCAGCCCCAACAGGGTGTTCAGAGACATCGGCGGGCCATCCGGCTTCGGATTCGATTGGGGACTCCCCTTCTTCATGGGGCGCAGCGTCGCCTTTGGCATCGAAGACGAGACATCGGTTCTCGGCACCGGACCCTACGTCGCCTATTGA
- a CDS encoding type II toxin-antitoxin system YhaV family toxin, whose amino-acid sequence MVSNESRIRFHAAFEQVLDELIAVVAKEKERNPQTYKNSPQAKLLARVYRAIKDEIPADPQHASYYQGEAEGHAYRQWRRAKPTCEHRLFFKWDKETNAIIYAWLNSEVSLVKYKSHMDAYRAFRGKQR is encoded by the coding sequence ATGGTGAGTAACGAGTCGCGCATCCGCTTTCATGCCGCCTTCGAACAGGTGCTGGACGAACTGATCGCCGTGGTGGCCAAGGAGAAGGAGAGGAATCCGCAGACATATAAGAACTCGCCCCAGGCGAAGCTCCTGGCGCGCGTGTACCGGGCGATAAAGGACGAGATACCCGCAGACCCGCAGCACGCCTCGTACTACCAGGGAGAGGCGGAGGGACATGCCTACCGTCAATGGCGCAGGGCGAAGCCAACCTGCGAGCACCGGCTTTTTTTCAAGTGGGACAAGGAGACCAATGCCATCATCTATGCCTGGCTGAACAGCGAGGTGAGCCTGGTGAAATACAAGAGCCACATGGACGCCTACCGGGCGTTCAGGGGGAAGCAAAGGTGA
- a CDS encoding OmpH family outer membrane protein, whose translation MTRFVTLLIGSALASLIASNGFAADAAPVAAPAATPAAAPAAAPALAPAAVVAPAPPAKDEANSATIKVAFIDMAKVAAESPEGKAASESLKKKSEQLRNKLDAKTKQLEKQKAAIEAKLPTMTQKERAAKAAEFQKKVEEYQKLARNSELEVNKLQDKLTNEIGGMIKKAASDYARANGYLLVVEEKGVLFTDEKVKPKDISDEVAAELGKKGKK comes from the coding sequence ATGACAAGATTTGTGACGCTTCTTATCGGCTCCGCACTCGCCTCTCTCATCGCCTCGAACGGCTTCGCAGCGGATGCCGCCCCCGTTGCAGCCCCGGCTGCGACACCTGCCGCGGCACCTGCAGCAGCTCCGGCTCTGGCACCTGCAGCGGTAGTCGCCCCCGCTCCCCCCGCCAAGGACGAGGCGAACTCCGCCACGATCAAGGTCGCTTTCATCGACATGGCCAAGGTAGCCGCTGAATCTCCGGAGGGAAAGGCCGCGAGCGAGTCGTTAAAGAAGAAGTCGGAGCAACTGCGCAACAAGCTCGACGCCAAGACCAAGCAGCTCGAGAAACAAAAGGCCGCCATCGAGGCGAAGCTCCCCACCATGACCCAGAAGGAACGCGCCGCCAAGGCGGCAGAGTTCCAGAAAAAAGTAGAAGAATACCAGAAGCTTGCACGCAACAGCGAGCTGGAGGTGAACAAGTTGCAGGACAAGCTGACCAACGAGATCGGAGGCATGATCAAGAAGGCAGCCAGTGACTACGCCAGGGCTAACGGCTACCTGTTGGTGGTCGAGGAAAAAGGGGTTCTCTTCACGGATGAGAAGGTGAAACCCAAAGACATCAGCGACGAGGTTGCCGCCGAGCTCGGCAAGAAAGGGAAAAAGTAA
- a CDS encoding 4'-phosphopantetheinyl transferase family protein, with amino-acid sequence MIAVAGLEAVHAQFRLEPLLRPEHEKVRLTGYLNDAELRRGARLLDPGKREEFLVGRGLVREILAGLTGGEPGRIEFLEGVFGKPYLSSHRGTGGLHFNVSHSGGQLLVAVCYGAEIGVDLEEVRQDLAFRPMAERYFSLREREELFGLDPELQLDAFYRCWTRKEAYLKGMGTGFSLPSTAFDVSLAPGEPPALLAHWVGPEEVKRWAITDLPVPAGYCAALAIQRQGE; translated from the coding sequence TTGATTGCGGTTGCCGGACTCGAGGCGGTGCACGCGCAGTTCCGGCTCGAACCGCTGCTGCGCCCGGAACACGAGAAGGTGCGTCTGACCGGCTATTTGAACGACGCCGAGCTGAGACGTGGAGCGAGGCTGCTCGATCCCGGCAAGCGGGAGGAATTCCTGGTCGGGCGGGGGCTGGTACGGGAGATCCTGGCCGGGCTTACCGGCGGGGAACCTGGAAGGATCGAGTTCCTGGAGGGGGTGTTCGGGAAGCCGTATCTCTCGTCACACCGGGGAACCGGCGGGTTGCACTTCAATGTTTCGCATTCCGGAGGGCAGTTGCTGGTCGCGGTCTGTTACGGCGCGGAGATAGGAGTCGACCTGGAAGAAGTACGGCAGGACCTGGCGTTTCGCCCCATGGCGGAGCGCTATTTTTCTTTGCGGGAGCGCGAGGAGCTGTTCGGGCTGGACCCGGAACTGCAACTCGACGCGTTCTACCGTTGCTGGACCAGGAAGGAAGCATACCTGAAGGGGATGGGGACGGGTTTTTCCCTCCCATCGACCGCGTTCGACGTGTCGCTTGCACCGGGTGAGCCGCCTGCCCTTTTGGCCCACTGGGTCGGGCCGGAAGAGGTGAAGCGGTGGGCTATCACCGACCTGCCGGTCCCCGCAGGTTATTGCGCGGCCCTCGCCATTCAAAGGCAGGGCGAATGA
- a CDS encoding DUF2844 domain-containing protein, producing MPRLCLISLCLALVISCRFGVAEATLGEPADTIARDTKKFSGVLQKSTNRARYRVQSIASGATATTVREYVAPSGVVFAVAWNGLVHPDLQVLLGNYHDDYRKGLSRNARQSGRRGARVTTERLVVETWGHMRNLQGRAYLPGLLPEGVSLDEIR from the coding sequence ATGCCACGACTTTGTCTTATCTCGCTCTGTTTGGCGCTGGTCATCTCCTGCCGGTTCGGGGTCGCTGAAGCGACTCTCGGTGAACCGGCCGACACCATCGCCAGGGACACGAAAAAGTTTTCCGGTGTGCTCCAGAAATCCACCAACCGGGCCAGGTACCGCGTTCAGTCCATCGCGTCAGGGGCCACGGCCACTACGGTGCGGGAGTACGTCGCCCCTTCCGGCGTCGTGTTCGCGGTGGCCTGGAACGGCCTGGTTCACCCGGACCTGCAGGTGCTGCTCGGCAACTATCACGACGACTACCGTAAAGGACTTTCGCGGAACGCGCGCCAGTCCGGACGCAGGGGAGCCCGGGTGACGACCGAGCGGTTGGTGGTGGAAACCTGGGGGCACATGCGCAATCTGCAAGGGCGGGCCTATCTTCCCGGGCTCCTGCCCGAAGGAGTGAGCCTCGATGAGATCCGTTAA